The window ctCTGCATTCTTTTCTGCTATACAATATTTGAAACATTAATACTTATCAGCATTTATTTGGCATTTATTGATTTGAGATGATTTTGTATGATGATTTTTAGCAcaagattttaattttttaattttatttctaaacATCAAAATTTCTTTGAATGGTCAAAGAAAacctttaattaaatttatcaGGTAATGAAACCGATTGATAAGAACGTTCTGGTTTCGGTTTCAGTTTCTTCTAGTAAAGAAGTTTTGATTTTAGTGATAACGAATTCCGTTATATACAAATAGTATTTTTTAGAACTCATTAAATTTTAGTCACTACAGTTCACTACAGTCAAGAATAAAACATCAATgattaaattaaaacatttcgATTAACACCGATTAGTATTTccaaacataaagaaaaatgcaattcttgatttgtttttatatactAACAGAAAGCATATTAAACCTTATAGCAACTATTAAAATctttttgaacaaattaaGTTTTCGaataacaatttatttatatttcaatgAGATACCAATTTATCAATCATTTATacgtttatttgtttatttacagATGGCAAGCACCTATTAGTTTTGCCATACACGCACCTGGCTATGATCTGAATAGCACTCTGGATGCAATTCAGTATGTGAAGAATTGTTTACCTGGTAGTCATTATATTAATGATTATGTAACATTCCATGTGTACTTCTCCAATCTGCATATGCCCGTCTACGTGCCCTTAAATGAGGCGGATGTATTGAACTGGCCCTACAAGTGCATGGAGGAAAATGGGACATTGGCGACTCCGCCTTATACCCAAGTACCACGCGAAGCCATGTACAAAGTCAAGGCCAATTTGACATACCCGATTAACGTGGGTCGGAATATAGCACGTCAGGCATCTAATACACATTTTATATTCGCTTGCGACATTGAATTGTATCCAAGTGTGGGATTTGTTGAACAATTTCTCGATATGGTGGCTCGCAACAATAGTGTCTTGGCCCTGGATCCCAAGCAGCCAAGAAGAGTGTATCCTCTGCcagtttttgaaattgaagCTGGCCAACATGTACCTGAGAACAAGGCCGAGCTCTTGGATCTGTATCGCAATGGACTGGCGCAACTCTTTCACGCCAAGGTTTGCCCCACTTGCCATAAAGTGCCGCAACAACAACTTTGGATGAATCGTGCTCCCAGTGTCCGGGATGAGTTGAAATTATTTAGCATGACACTGAGAAGGGATAAATTTCGAAGTTGGGAACCATTCTATATAAGCGATAACACTGAACCACTCTTCGATGAGCGTGTGACGTGGGAGGGACAATCCAACAAGCGGATACAggtgaaaattatttaataaatctATTGTTAAAAACTGGTATAACCtttcgctttctttttttcagaACTTTGCCATG is drawn from Drosophila willistoni isolate 14030-0811.24 chromosome 2R unlocalized genomic scaffold, UCI_dwil_1.1 Seg167, whole genome shotgun sequence and contains these coding sequences:
- the LOC6642121 gene encoding beta-1,4-glucuronyltransferase 1 encodes the protein LLEKKTKVQAMVSLGNKRYTRLWPLVVLLTLVVILIWRNLQQARTLTLPRISRKNFGKFLFLNDNETSSSGLSSTEDYPRDQLPEELPFLQPLIETRERSPRTLELQKLVNCRNRPLRFQRLQHGEYWLLQNLVIGSESQFMGCAESITYTTNGDYTFFDNLEMVAERWQAPISFAIHAPGYDLNSTLDAIQYVKNCLPGSHYINDYVTFHVYFSNLHMPVYVPLNEADVLNWPYKCMEENGTLATPPYTQVPREAMYKVKANLTYPINVGRNIARQASNTHFIFACDIELYPSVGFVEQFLDMVARNNSVLALDPKQPRRVYPLPVFEIEAGQHVPENKAELLDLYRNGLAQLFHAKVCPTCHKVPQQQLWMNRAPSVRDELKLFSMTLRRDKFRSWEPFYISDNTEPLFDERVTWEGQSNKRIQNFAMCLLGFEYHVLHPAFLVHSPGIKKQPSRKSGRLKYAKAMTKFIKSKIEPEYRILYGNTTGCTT